In Effusibacillus lacus, a single window of DNA contains:
- a CDS encoding MarR family winged helix-turn-helix transcriptional regulator, protein MENVRELFQILIRRIGLLNKNCCGIEGIDVSVVQSHILYEIDRRHQPSMQEIAEALGMDITTFSRQIQTLVEAELVKKTPYPEDRRVNILSLTEKGKRMADFIDDVTNSFYNEIFSHMTEFERETVLRSIKLLNESMAKSKRCCGPVG, encoded by the coding sequence TTGGAAAACGTTCGTGAGTTGTTCCAGATTCTGATCCGCCGCATAGGGCTTCTCAACAAGAACTGCTGTGGGATTGAGGGCATTGACGTATCGGTGGTGCAAAGCCACATCCTGTATGAGATTGATCGCCGACACCAGCCGTCCATGCAGGAAATTGCCGAAGCGCTGGGGATGGACATAACGACATTCAGCCGTCAGATCCAGACGCTGGTGGAAGCAGAATTGGTGAAGAAGACGCCTTATCCGGAAGACAGACGGGTCAACATCCTGTCTCTCACTGAGAAGGGCAAGCGAATGGCGGATTTTATCGATGATGTGACGAACAGTTTCTATAATGAAATCTTTTCACATATGACCGAGTTTGAAAGGGAGACGGTGCTCCGTTCCATCAAGCTGTTGAACGAATCCATGGCCAAATCCAAGAGATGCTGTGGGCCTGTGGGGTAA
- a CDS encoding spore germination protein has product MKRRSFFKKIGELQNDSGLQTVGQAVDSSLEKNARWIRSACALCQDVKSQKLQFQTETGSRTALLLYCEGLADIKQIPQTIVPGLEELLSSDQPPDTWNVAPLSIETDLEIVIAKVFQGALAVFVDGIGKAYLLDISNPPQRTPEEPNTEVSIRGPRDGFVEELTVNVALVRKRLKTRSLACEKFVLGRRSQTRAALLYMEDIINPQVRDEIRNRLSNINFDAVYTSSQLEEHLADSSFSIFPLFHYTGRPDHVVTSLLLGRFAILLDGLPTALIGPANLFLLLKSPEDFHVNFLYVIMERLVRFLGAVIAVFLPGFYIAITTYHQDQIPLTLLATFITARKGVPFPTPVEAFIMLTLFEILREAGLRLPGVIGQTLAVVG; this is encoded by the coding sequence GTGAAACGACGCTCTTTCTTTAAAAAAATCGGAGAGTTGCAGAACGATTCCGGTTTACAGACGGTAGGTCAGGCAGTTGACAGTTCGTTGGAGAAAAATGCACGGTGGATCCGCTCCGCCTGCGCGTTGTGCCAGGATGTAAAAAGCCAAAAACTGCAGTTCCAAACCGAGACAGGCAGCCGTACTGCGCTCCTGTTATACTGTGAAGGGCTAGCAGATATAAAACAAATTCCCCAAACCATTGTGCCTGGTTTGGAAGAGTTGCTTTCGTCCGATCAGCCGCCGGATACCTGGAATGTGGCTCCTTTAAGCATCGAAACCGATTTGGAAATCGTCATTGCCAAGGTGTTTCAAGGCGCTTTAGCAGTTTTTGTCGATGGAATCGGGAAAGCGTACTTGCTGGACATCAGCAATCCGCCGCAAAGAACCCCGGAAGAACCCAATACGGAGGTATCGATCCGCGGTCCGCGGGACGGGTTTGTCGAAGAACTGACCGTTAACGTCGCATTGGTTCGCAAGCGTCTGAAAACCCGATCGCTGGCCTGTGAAAAATTTGTATTAGGCAGACGAAGCCAAACTCGGGCAGCTTTGCTGTACATGGAGGACATCATCAATCCACAGGTGCGGGACGAAATCCGCAACCGCCTGTCCAATATCAATTTCGACGCGGTATACACCAGTTCTCAACTGGAGGAACATTTGGCAGATTCTTCCTTTTCAATTTTCCCATTATTTCATTACACCGGCCGGCCGGACCATGTGGTTACTTCGCTGCTTCTTGGCCGGTTTGCCATTCTTTTGGATGGTCTGCCCACTGCTTTGATCGGACCGGCCAATTTATTTCTGCTGTTGAAGTCGCCGGAAGATTTTCACGTCAACTTTCTGTATGTGATTATGGAACGGCTGGTGCGTTTTTTAGGGGCTGTGATCGCTGTTTTTTTGCCTGGATTTTATATTGCGATTACCACTTATCATCAGGATCAAATTCCGCTTACCTTGTTGGCAACGTTTATAACAGCGAGAAAGGGTGTTCCTTTTCCGACTCCGGTGGAAGCGTTTATCATGCTGACCCTGTTTGAAATTTTACGTGAAGCCGGCCTGCGGCTTCCGGGCGTAATCGGACAGACACTGGCTGTTGTGGG
- a CDS encoding spore germination protein, with protein GLIIGESAIRAGLTSPSMLVMIGTTIISSFTLINQSLLGVVSVLRFGVLILSSLFGLFGFLMSVFAILTYLASLRSFGLPYLAPLFPFNWRDFVISLVPLHWLKRPQMLNTQDDTRRRGTR; from the coding sequence CGGGCTGATCATTGGAGAATCGGCGATCCGCGCAGGTTTGACCAGCCCTTCCATGCTGGTGATGATAGGGACGACGATTATCTCTTCCTTTACTTTGATCAACCAGTCCCTTTTAGGTGTGGTAAGCGTTTTGCGGTTTGGCGTTTTGATACTATCCTCCTTGTTTGGATTGTTCGGTTTTCTGATGTCCGTGTTTGCCATTTTGACATATCTGGCCAGCCTGCGCTCTTTTGGCTTGCCTTACCTGGCTCCCCTGTTTCCTTTCAACTGGCGGGATTTTGTGATTTCATTGGTTCCCTTGCATTGGTTAAAGAGGCCACAGATGCTGAACACTCAGGACGACACCAGGCGGAGGGGAACGCGGTGA
- a CDS encoding SCP2 sterol-binding domain-containing protein: MAVKEAVTAMVEKMNANPEGIVNTNVVYQFDLTGTEAGSFQLKFENGKVEYLEGVVEEPKCTLQMSDESFLKFAAGNFNPTMAFMTGKLKIEGSMGYAMKLSSILDNYK; encoded by the coding sequence ATGGCAGTAAAAGAAGCGGTGACCGCCATGGTGGAGAAGATGAACGCCAACCCGGAAGGAATCGTCAACACCAATGTGGTGTACCAGTTTGATCTGACAGGAACCGAGGCCGGCTCGTTCCAACTCAAGTTCGAAAACGGGAAAGTGGAATACCTGGAGGGTGTTGTGGAGGAGCCGAAGTGCACACTGCAAATGTCGGACGAAAGCTTTCTGAAGTTCGCCGCAGGCAACTTCAACCCCACCATGGCCTTCATGACGGGCAAGCTGAAGATCGAAGGCAGCATGGGCTACGCCATGAAGCTGTCGTCGATATTGGATAACTACAAATAA
- a CDS encoding cytochrome ubiquinol oxidase subunit I has protein sequence MLNVLLARWQFGITTVYHFLFVPLTIGLSVLIALMETMYVRTGDETYKRMAKFWGKMFLVNFALGVVTGIMQEFQFGMNWSAYSRFVGDVFGPPLAIEALAAFFLESTFIAVWLFGWDRLSKRVHLLAIWLTALGVSISALWILTANAFMQEPRGYVIHNGRAEMNNFWALLGNPQLWVEFPHVWFGALSTGAFFITGVSAWYLLKKRHLEEFTRSFKIGILVALASTVLTIVLGHSQAQHLMTSQPMKMAASEAQWNTSQEHAPWSVFAIIDEEHHRNTYNVQIPYLLSILAYNHTYGKVEGINQLQEQYVRTYGPGNYIPPVWVTYWSFRVMVLAGLLMLLLALYGLYLMLKNRLSQHSAFLRAMIGAIFLPYIAHTSGWIMTEMGRQPWVVLGLLRTADGVSPTVTPPMIWTTLLGFGILYLVLGIIDVYLFVRFIRQGPDLEEDTSEMDAKLPHPVT, from the coding sequence ATGCTGAATGTATTGTTAGCCCGTTGGCAGTTTGGGATCACCACGGTCTACCACTTTCTCTTCGTGCCTTTGACCATCGGATTGAGTGTTCTGATTGCCCTGATGGAGACAATGTATGTTCGGACAGGCGATGAGACATATAAACGGATGGCGAAATTTTGGGGCAAAATGTTTCTGGTCAACTTCGCCCTGGGGGTGGTCACCGGGATCATGCAGGAATTCCAGTTTGGCATGAACTGGTCCGCCTATTCCCGCTTCGTCGGTGATGTATTCGGTCCGCCCCTGGCGATCGAAGCGCTTGCCGCCTTTTTTCTTGAATCGACCTTCATTGCAGTATGGCTGTTCGGATGGGACCGGTTGTCCAAGCGCGTCCATCTGCTCGCGATCTGGCTTACGGCCCTCGGAGTGTCGATATCCGCTCTTTGGATTTTGACAGCGAATGCCTTTATGCAGGAGCCGAGAGGCTATGTGATCCACAACGGCCGGGCGGAAATGAACAATTTTTGGGCATTGCTCGGGAACCCCCAATTGTGGGTGGAGTTTCCACATGTTTGGTTCGGTGCTCTCTCTACAGGTGCCTTCTTCATCACAGGCGTCAGTGCTTGGTATTTACTGAAAAAACGGCATCTTGAGGAGTTTACGCGATCTTTTAAAATCGGAATCCTCGTAGCTTTGGCCTCTACGGTGCTGACAATTGTGCTGGGACATTCGCAGGCGCAACATTTAATGACGTCACAACCCATGAAGATGGCGGCATCGGAGGCACAATGGAACACCAGCCAGGAACATGCTCCCTGGTCCGTGTTTGCGATCATCGATGAAGAACATCACCGCAACACGTATAATGTTCAAATTCCTTATTTACTGAGCATTCTTGCCTATAATCACACCTATGGCAAGGTCGAAGGGATCAATCAGCTGCAGGAACAGTATGTACGAACGTACGGTCCGGGAAATTACATTCCACCCGTATGGGTGACGTACTGGAGTTTTCGCGTGATGGTACTGGCGGGACTCTTGATGTTGCTGTTGGCCCTTTACGGATTGTATCTGATGTTGAAAAATCGATTGAGCCAGCATTCCGCATTTCTACGGGCGATGATAGGGGCTATATTCCTGCCGTACATAGCACACACCTCTGGGTGGATCATGACGGAGATGGGCAGGCAGCCATGGGTGGTCTTGGGTCTTCTGAGAACGGCAGACGGTGTTTCCCCTACGGTCACCCCACCAATGATATGGACGACGTTGCTCGGGTTTGGAATCTTGTATCTTGTTTTGGGGATTATTGACGTTTATTTATTTGTTCGCTTTATCCGTCAGGGACCGGATCTCGAGGAGGATACGTCAGAAATGGATGCCAAACTCCCCCATCCAGTCACTTAG
- a CDS encoding GerAB/ArcD/ProY family transporter produces the protein MTRNEDKISLLQTCFILVSSAGIFDHVMIIPILLQEAGRDAWVSVLSTFFPFVAWIYLLVYIIRKTGKQQLSVWLQQHAGTGIARIFSFLAALQLFSMAAVTLRDTTVWTNVTYLPKTPNLLLVFLFASVCFYAAYSGIQTIAIVNGVLLSFVILFGLFVAISNIPNKDYTLLFPVLAHGLDPLLRGMQITAVAFSELILVLFIQHRIRSTVTARALILTCAVYANLILSPLTGAIAEFGTSEAASLRFTAFEEWRLVTFGHYLEHVDFLSVYQWLVGSFIRISFILFLLPEVFQLPAGKKRTVLLLTVSAVMVAVTQIPVSDMQFVRFLKNIFLPVSLALTIVLLLFLTIVTIVMPYRKVMKR, from the coding sequence ATGACCCGTAACGAGGACAAGATCAGTCTGTTGCAAACTTGTTTTATTTTGGTATCATCGGCAGGCATTTTCGACCATGTGATGATCATTCCCATACTTTTGCAAGAAGCCGGTCGGGACGCTTGGGTTTCCGTATTGTCGACATTTTTTCCGTTTGTTGCGTGGATCTATCTGCTGGTGTACATCATACGCAAAACCGGCAAGCAACAACTGTCAGTCTGGCTGCAACAGCATGCCGGAACGGGGATTGCCAGGATTTTTTCGTTCCTTGCCGCCTTACAACTGTTTAGCATGGCGGCGGTCACCCTGCGGGACACCACGGTTTGGACGAATGTCACCTATTTGCCCAAAACTCCCAACCTGTTGCTGGTGTTCTTGTTTGCGTCGGTCTGTTTTTATGCGGCTTATTCGGGGATCCAGACAATCGCGATCGTCAACGGCGTGCTGCTGTCGTTTGTCATCCTGTTTGGATTATTTGTGGCGATTTCCAACATTCCAAACAAGGATTATACACTTTTGTTTCCTGTTCTGGCGCACGGGTTGGATCCCTTGCTGCGGGGGATGCAGATCACCGCAGTGGCGTTCTCCGAATTAATCCTGGTGCTGTTTATACAGCACCGGATTCGGTCTACCGTAACCGCAAGAGCGTTGATTCTCACGTGTGCTGTTTATGCAAACCTGATCCTCTCGCCATTAACTGGTGCCATCGCCGAATTCGGTACGTCCGAAGCCGCCTCTCTCCGGTTCACCGCGTTTGAGGAATGGCGGTTGGTCACATTTGGCCATTATCTGGAACATGTTGACTTCTTGTCGGTCTATCAATGGCTGGTCGGCTCCTTTATTCGCATTTCGTTTATTTTGTTTTTGCTACCTGAAGTGTTCCAGCTTCCGGCCGGGAAAAAGCGAACCGTTCTTTTGCTGACGGTGTCTGCCGTGATGGTGGCTGTAACGCAGATCCCGGTCAGCGATATGCAATTTGTTCGGTTTCTGAAGAATATCTTTCTCCCTGTCTCTCTGGCCTTAACAATTGTACTGCTGTTGTTTTTGACTATTGTGACTATCGTCATGCCATACAGAAAGGTGATGAAACGGTGA
- the cydC gene encoding thiol reductant ABC exporter subunit CydC: MNRRVIQEMTPEDRKTQLSFWRVIVRLFQFQRPFLRRIALSILLSFCTVGANIGLMATSGFLIAKAALHPATVLLLWMPIVGVRFFGLSRAVFRYGDRYYSHDLTFRILRQIREWLYRRIEPLVPLMRPGQQSSDVFASAIGDIETLQNLYLRVIAPPLVAFLAMGLCSVLMAPFGWDMVLALVAGMVSAGAGVPLLTHLLAQRAGAEAVRVRARMQTKLVDSVEGMADVLAYNLKTRVMQVWESEQQIWVSRQLWLAHVDGLGSGLFFICSHLTMWVVLWLGIEHVQTGRLDGVYLAMLVLAALAVFEAVMPMPTAFKQLGECIEAGRRMFRLTDQSPLVPEQVCSLLPRSADLRVRNVSFIYPGSDRKILADISFDLPEGKHMALVGASGAGKSTLIRLLLRFWEPTHGHIELGGVNLCDVEPEAVRRWFTVIEQKTYLFHESAADNLRLGHPTATLTELQDAASKSQIDQVLRALPHGYDTLLGEFGARLSGGERQRLALARALLKEAPILLLDEPTTGLDPIVEQRFMKILRMLAAGRSVLLITHRMSGLESFDEILVLKDGRIAERGTHAELLNLRGIYRAMWEVERDRLHAYAYNSLEKNG, from the coding sequence GTGAACAGACGTGTGATACAGGAGATGACACCGGAAGATAGAAAGACACAGCTGTCGTTCTGGAGGGTTATCGTCCGCCTGTTCCAATTTCAACGGCCCTTCCTCCGGCGTATCGCCCTGTCAATTCTCCTCAGCTTTTGTACAGTAGGAGCGAACATAGGGCTCATGGCAACGTCCGGTTTTCTGATTGCCAAAGCTGCCCTGCACCCTGCCACCGTATTGTTGCTGTGGATGCCGATTGTAGGGGTTCGATTTTTTGGCTTGTCCCGTGCCGTGTTCCGTTACGGAGATCGGTATTACTCCCACGATTTGACGTTTCGCATCCTCCGGCAGATACGTGAGTGGCTGTATCGGCGTATTGAGCCGCTTGTACCGCTGATGCGGCCTGGTCAGCAAAGCAGTGATGTTTTCGCATCGGCAATCGGGGACATTGAAACCCTGCAGAATTTGTACCTGCGGGTGATTGCACCACCGTTAGTGGCATTTCTGGCGATGGGTTTGTGCAGTGTGCTGATGGCTCCCTTTGGCTGGGATATGGTATTGGCTTTGGTTGCGGGAATGGTTTCCGCAGGAGCGGGTGTTCCTTTGCTTACACATCTTCTTGCTCAGAGAGCAGGGGCGGAAGCGGTTCGAGTTCGGGCACGCATGCAAACGAAACTGGTGGATTCTGTCGAGGGCATGGCCGATGTGTTGGCGTACAACCTGAAAACGAGAGTGATGCAGGTATGGGAAAGTGAGCAGCAGATATGGGTCAGCCGTCAATTATGGCTGGCCCATGTGGACGGCTTGGGAAGCGGGCTTTTCTTCATTTGCAGTCATTTGACAATGTGGGTTGTGTTGTGGCTTGGTATTGAGCACGTGCAAACAGGACGTTTAGATGGTGTGTACTTGGCCATGCTGGTACTGGCAGCGTTAGCGGTGTTTGAAGCGGTGATGCCGATGCCGACAGCTTTCAAGCAGTTGGGGGAGTGCATCGAGGCCGGGCGGAGGATGTTTCGCTTGACCGATCAGTCCCCCCTGGTGCCGGAACAGGTTTGCTCACTGCTTCCCCGTTCTGCGGATTTGCGCGTACGCAATGTGTCATTTATATACCCCGGTTCGGATCGCAAAATATTGGCAGATATCTCTTTTGATCTGCCAGAGGGCAAACACATGGCTCTGGTCGGAGCAAGCGGCGCAGGAAAAAGCACGCTCATTCGCCTATTATTGCGTTTTTGGGAGCCAACGCACGGACATATCGAACTCGGCGGGGTCAATCTGTGCGATGTGGAGCCTGAGGCGGTTCGCCGTTGGTTTACAGTGATTGAACAAAAAACCTACCTGTTCCACGAGTCGGCGGCCGATAATTTGCGCCTTGGACATCCCACAGCGACCTTGACTGAACTGCAGGATGCCGCCTCAAAATCACAAATTGATCAGGTTTTGCGGGCATTGCCGCATGGATATGATACTCTTCTTGGCGAATTCGGCGCGCGTTTGTCAGGTGGGGAACGGCAACGCTTGGCCCTGGCGCGGGCATTGTTGAAAGAAGCGCCCATTCTCCTATTGGATGAGCCAACAACCGGTTTGGACCCGATTGTTGAACAAAGGTTTATGAAGATTCTTCGCATGCTGGCTGCCGGACGCTCTGTTCTGCTCATTACCCACCGCATGAGCGGGTTGGAATCCTTTGACGAAATTCTGGTACTGAAAGATGGACGCATTGCAGAAAGAGGGACACACGCGGAATTACTTAACCTGCGCGGCATTTACCGCGCCATGTGGGAGGTGGAGAGAGACCGCCTGCACGCATATGCGTACAATTCATTGGAAAAAAACGGATAG
- the cydD gene encoding thiol reductant ABC exporter subunit CydD: MKRLVRQMRAVRVLLAATVGVGLTSGVLLILQAYHLARIVNAVFLEHAPLHQVKPWLWILFGLIITRGVLSWLNQAIAAHMAVRVKTDLRQRLIAHLFRLGPVWAAQERRGELVNTAMIGIEQLETFLSRYLPQMALSALIPLSIFGFVLTRDALTAFILTVAAPLIIFFMILIGKAAESASSRQWQQLSLLAARFLDLLEGMTTLKVFGRSRDRAEWMGRASEAYRLATMRTLRVAFLSSFLLELFATLSTAVVAVTLGLRLVSDRLPFFTAFLILLLTPEFFQPLRALGSEFHAGLNGVTAAGRIFEILEAKPPGLVQDDWKNEDQYGDSQDQSYTIEFVHVTFAYDPGLPPVIHDINLTVRPGETLALVGPSGAGKSTLLDLLQGFLRPTAGEILINGQSLSDWPIDEWRRRVAVLRQHTHIFAGTVMDNLRMARPNASEEEVVSAARTAKAHDWIVSLPKGYDTLLGEGGYGLSGGQIQRLAVARALLKDAPVVLLDEPTAHLDPETEWTMQEGIAQLLAGRTVIVVAHRLSTVKQANRIAVMEGGKIVEQGSHTDLMAVQGIYRRLRAAYAGGEES, encoded by the coding sequence ATGAAGCGGCTTGTGCGACAGATGCGGGCGGTTCGCGTGCTTCTGGCCGCCACCGTAGGAGTGGGTTTGACAAGCGGTGTGCTGCTGATCCTTCAGGCCTATCATTTGGCCCGAATTGTCAACGCTGTATTTTTGGAGCACGCTCCCTTGCATCAGGTCAAGCCTTGGCTCTGGATCTTATTCGGACTCATCATCACCCGCGGCGTTCTCAGCTGGTTGAATCAGGCGATCGCCGCGCATATGGCCGTGCGTGTGAAAACGGATTTGCGACAAAGACTGATTGCGCATCTGTTCCGGCTTGGTCCTGTTTGGGCAGCTCAAGAGCGACGCGGCGAATTGGTCAACACGGCGATGATCGGGATTGAACAGTTGGAAACCTTTTTGTCTCGCTATCTTCCGCAAATGGCATTGTCGGCATTGATACCGTTGTCAATTTTCGGTTTCGTACTGACACGCGACGCTCTAACAGCGTTCATTCTTACTGTGGCAGCTCCGTTGATCATCTTCTTTATGATTTTGATCGGCAAGGCGGCGGAATCGGCCAGCTCCCGTCAATGGCAGCAATTGAGTTTGCTTGCTGCACGGTTTCTTGATCTGTTGGAGGGCATGACGACCCTGAAGGTTTTTGGACGAAGCCGCGATCGGGCGGAGTGGATGGGCCGGGCGAGTGAAGCCTATCGGCTGGCAACTATGCGTACCCTTCGTGTCGCATTTTTGTCTTCTTTTTTACTGGAATTATTTGCAACACTGAGCACGGCGGTCGTCGCCGTTACCCTCGGCCTGCGCCTGGTTTCTGATCGCTTGCCCTTTTTCACGGCTTTTTTGATCCTATTGTTGACACCTGAATTTTTTCAGCCCCTTCGGGCGCTTGGCAGCGAATTTCACGCAGGTCTCAACGGAGTGACGGCTGCCGGAAGAATCTTCGAGATTCTTGAAGCCAAACCGCCGGGCCTGGTACAGGATGATTGGAAGAACGAAGATCAATATGGGGATTCGCAGGATCAGTCATACACAATTGAATTTGTCCATGTCACTTTCGCGTATGATCCAGGATTGCCCCCCGTAATACATGATATCAATCTGACTGTACGCCCTGGTGAAACGCTGGCGTTAGTCGGGCCCAGCGGAGCGGGTAAAAGCACGCTCCTCGACCTTTTGCAGGGTTTTTTGCGTCCGACCGCTGGGGAGATACTTATTAACGGGCAATCGTTGAGCGACTGGCCTATTGACGAATGGAGACGACGAGTGGCGGTTTTGCGTCAGCACACTCATATCTTTGCCGGCACCGTCATGGATAATTTGCGTATGGCTCGTCCCAACGCTTCAGAGGAGGAGGTTGTGTCAGCTGCGCGTACAGCAAAGGCACATGATTGGATTGTCTCTTTGCCCAAAGGCTACGACACTCTCTTGGGTGAAGGCGGATACGGTCTAAGCGGGGGGCAGATCCAGAGATTGGCGGTGGCACGGGCTTTGCTTAAGGACGCTCCGGTGGTGCTGCTTGATGAACCTACCGCCCACCTTGACCCGGAAACCGAATGGACAATGCAGGAAGGTATTGCACAGCTTTTGGCGGGTCGCACAGTAATTGTGGTAGCCCATCGTCTGAGCACTGTAAAGCAAGCGAATCGGATCGCCGTGATGGAAGGCGGAAAGATTGTTGAACAAGGAAGCCATACCGATTTGATGGCCGTTCAGGGAATCTATCGCCGATTACGCGCCGCGTACGCAGGAGGTGAAGAATCGTGA
- a CDS encoding Ger(x)C family spore germination protein, producing MKRSKWRLALLLMLLLPVLNGCWSQKEMEHMFYVHAIGLDYVDGQYVVYAQILNFAPLGKAEGGGKSPAGQSPAWIGKGVGTTFDTAAHNLYTTTQRYVFWGHLTAVVFSENLLRRGIGDALDMLGRFQEFRYTTWIFGTRDPLEKILTTAPILEESPVYSQLGDPRDTFYQSSFIPPIRLNKLVAALREPGRTAYIPNLTVFKDRWMDVKQKYPALSMNGVHVLKDSKSTAFFPRSELVGWRWMLQEIPRTPLEVSVNDRPAAVLICENPKIKIRPQVQANRATFRIKVGVTASIIEMIQPEQEAVLRDKAALQIEQEIRSTFNEGVESQSDIFQLGAVLHRKSPKAWKAISQNGKLPLRPDTLQSVDVTVKIVSSGKKF from the coding sequence GTGAAACGCAGCAAATGGCGGCTTGCACTCTTGCTAATGCTCCTTTTGCCTGTTCTGAACGGCTGTTGGAGCCAAAAAGAGATGGAACACATGTTCTACGTCCATGCGATCGGCCTTGACTATGTCGACGGACAATATGTGGTATATGCCCAAATCCTCAATTTCGCTCCACTGGGAAAGGCGGAGGGCGGAGGCAAAAGTCCTGCCGGGCAATCTCCCGCCTGGATTGGGAAAGGAGTGGGCACCACGTTTGATACTGCTGCGCACAACTTATATACCACAACGCAGCGATATGTGTTCTGGGGCCATCTGACCGCTGTGGTGTTCAGCGAGAACCTGTTGCGCCGCGGCATTGGGGATGCGCTTGATATGCTGGGGAGATTCCAAGAATTCCGGTACACGACGTGGATTTTCGGAACGCGCGATCCGCTTGAGAAAATATTGACAACCGCCCCGATTCTCGAGGAATCCCCGGTGTATTCCCAATTGGGCGATCCACGGGACACTTTTTACCAAAGTTCCTTTATCCCTCCCATCCGGTTGAACAAGCTGGTGGCAGCACTGAGGGAACCGGGACGAACCGCTTATATCCCGAACCTGACGGTCTTCAAAGACCGTTGGATGGACGTGAAACAAAAATATCCGGCACTGTCCATGAACGGCGTCCATGTTCTCAAGGACTCAAAATCGACCGCTTTTTTCCCGCGCTCTGAACTGGTCGGCTGGAGATGGATGCTGCAAGAAATTCCACGCACACCATTGGAAGTTTCCGTGAATGACCGTCCGGCTGCCGTTCTCATCTGCGAAAACCCCAAAATCAAGATCCGGCCGCAAGTACAGGCGAACCGCGCTACATTTCGGATCAAAGTTGGTGTAACGGCGTCGATCATTGAGATGATACAGCCTGAGCAGGAAGCCGTTCTCCGGGACAAAGCGGCGCTGCAAATCGAACAGGAGATCCGCTCTACATTCAATGAAGGGGTCGAATCCCAATCTGACATTTTCCAGTTGGGAGCCGTTCTCCACCGTAAATCGCCGAAAGCCTGGAAGGCAATCAGCCAAAACGGAAAATTGCCCTTGCGCCCCGACACCCTGCAGTCGGTCGATGTAACAGTGAAAATTGTCAGTTCCGGAAAGAAATTCT
- a CDS encoding permease — translation MEIVQSFLWFALELTALFIAISFLINLLQGWIPYDKLERYLSGRNTWEGAFMALVFAFVTPFCSCSTIPVVVNLLNKRVRFGIVMIFLFASPVLDPTIITLMAALLGVKVAVAYTVITSVLSVVIGFALERLGFESQVKQVVMTGYQAPIKTFSFQVAWQETLSTMRTVYPYLIIGAAIGSVIHGLVPTEWIATYLGGDKWWMVPIAAIIGIPLYIRLSTMIPISQILMMKGMALGPVMALMISSAGASLPEITLLNSIFRKKLMGAFLVSVFFMSTLSGLLFYIIQGA, via the coding sequence TTGGAGATCGTACAAAGCTTTCTCTGGTTCGCATTGGAATTGACCGCACTTTTTATTGCCATCTCGTTCCTGATCAACCTGCTGCAGGGATGGATTCCCTATGACAAATTGGAGCGTTATCTGTCCGGCAGGAACACTTGGGAAGGGGCCTTTATGGCACTGGTATTTGCCTTTGTTACACCGTTTTGTTCCTGTTCCACAATCCCGGTTGTGGTGAACCTTTTGAATAAACGAGTCCGTTTTGGGATTGTCATGATTTTTCTGTTTGCGTCCCCTGTTCTGGATCCCACTATCATCACCCTGATGGCTGCCCTGTTGGGGGTGAAAGTGGCCGTCGCCTACACAGTAATCACTTCCGTGCTGTCGGTGGTGATCGGGTTTGCTCTTGAACGGCTCGGATTTGAGTCCCAAGTCAAGCAGGTCGTCATGACCGGCTACCAGGCACCGATTAAAACCTTCAGTTTCCAGGTGGCCTGGCAGGAAACCTTAAGTACGATGCGCACCGTGTACCCGTACCTGATCATTGGGGCAGCTATTGGCTCTGTGATTCATGGTTTGGTCCCCACGGAATGGATCGCAACCTATTTGGGAGGTGATAAGTGGTGGATGGTTCCGATTGCGGCCATCATCGGTATTCCCTTGTATATCCGGCTCTCGACCATGATTCCCATATCCCAGATTCTGATGATGAAGGGGATGGCGCTTGGACCGGTAATGGCGCTGATGATCAGTTCCGCCGGAGCCAGTTTACCGGAAATCACACTGCTCAACTCCATTTTCAGGAAGAAATTGATGGGTGCCTTTCTCGTCTCGGTCTTTTTCATGTCGACCCTGTCAGGCTTGTTATTCTACATTATCCAAGGAGCGTGA